The Micromonospora sp. NBC_01740 genome includes a window with the following:
- a CDS encoding GH1 family beta-glucosidase: MSMPTPRPPHGAALSATAPAPTGPAPRADETPSAGLRFPPGFGWGAATSAYQIEGAAKEDGRGESIWDTFSHTPGRTRNGDTGDVAADHYHRYAEDLDLMRDIGLDSYRFSISWPRVQADGTGAPNQRGLDFYRRLVDGLHERGIAPMATLFHWDLPQSLQDAGGWESRDVAHRFADYAEIVFRALGDRVPVWLTVNEPKTVVQNGYLEGHHAPGRQDPDAAYLVAHHLHLAHGLAVAAFRATGSGRIGPALNLHPCYPADDSPEAARAARLYDGYENRLYLDPILTGRYPQDVLDDLGPDSRLVRGIRDGDLATIAAPVDLLAVQYYTPYYLTGDGATVGRWPTSQASWQQIHPDGMYDILTRVTRDYGPIPLTVTENGLPTPDTLDADGTVDDAGRVTFLRDHLAAAHRAMAAGVPLESYHVWSLLDNFEWDAGYDERWGLVHVDYQTQRRVLKRSAHWYRQVIAANGL; this comes from the coding sequence ATGTCGATGCCCACCCCGCGCCCGCCCCACGGCGCCGCGCTCTCCGCCACCGCCCCCGCCCCTACCGGCCCCGCGCCGCGCGCCGACGAGACGCCGTCGGCAGGCCTGCGCTTCCCGCCGGGCTTCGGCTGGGGGGCGGCCACCTCCGCCTACCAGATCGAGGGCGCGGCCAAGGAGGACGGCCGGGGCGAGTCGATCTGGGACACGTTCAGCCACACGCCGGGCCGCACCCGCAACGGCGACACCGGCGACGTCGCCGCCGACCACTACCACCGGTACGCCGAGGACCTGGACCTGATGCGCGACATCGGGCTGGACAGCTACCGGTTCTCCATCTCCTGGCCGCGCGTACAGGCCGACGGCACCGGCGCGCCCAACCAGCGCGGGCTCGACTTCTACCGCCGTCTCGTCGACGGGCTGCACGAGCGGGGCATCGCGCCGATGGCGACGCTGTTCCACTGGGACCTGCCGCAGTCCCTCCAGGACGCCGGTGGCTGGGAGTCGCGCGACGTCGCCCACCGGTTCGCCGACTACGCCGAGATCGTCTTCCGCGCGCTCGGCGACCGGGTGCCGGTCTGGCTGACCGTCAACGAGCCGAAGACGGTGGTGCAGAACGGCTACCTCGAAGGTCACCACGCCCCGGGCCGCCAGGACCCGGACGCCGCGTACCTGGTCGCCCACCACCTCCACCTGGCCCACGGGCTCGCCGTGGCGGCGTTCCGCGCCACCGGCTCCGGCCGGATCGGCCCGGCGCTCAACCTGCACCCCTGCTACCCGGCCGACGACTCGCCCGAGGCCGCTCGGGCCGCCCGGCTCTACGACGGCTACGAGAACCGCCTCTACCTCGACCCGATCCTCACCGGCCGCTACCCGCAGGACGTGCTGGACGACCTCGGCCCCGACAGCCGACTGGTCCGCGGCATCCGCGACGGCGACCTGGCGACCATCGCCGCGCCGGTCGACCTGCTCGCCGTGCAGTACTACACGCCCTACTACCTCACCGGCGACGGCGCGACGGTCGGGCGCTGGCCCACCTCACAGGCTTCCTGGCAGCAGATCCACCCCGACGGGATGTACGACATCCTGACCCGGGTGACCCGCGACTACGGCCCGATCCCGCTGACCGTCACCGAGAACGGGCTACCCACCCCGGACACCCTCGACGCCGACGGCACGGTCGACGACGCCGGCCGGGTCACCTTCCTGCGCGACCACCTCGCCGCCGCGCACCGGGCCATGGCCGCCGGCGTGCCGCTGGAGAGCTACCACGTCTGGTCCCTGCTCGACAACTTCGAGTGGGACGCGGGCTACGACGAGCGCTGGGGCCTGGTCCACGTGGACTACCAGACC